In Candidatus Sulfurimonas marisnigri, a single genomic region encodes these proteins:
- a CDS encoding ferritin-like domain-containing protein yields MAIRGNSIIKGIEISEVIRLLNKAYADEWLAYYQYFIEAKVIKGIMKDAAIAELNQHAADELRHATMVADRILQLGGTPILNPKDWFTHTNCGYEEPKNFDVVAILQDSIKGEQCAISTYSSIADIVKDKDIITYNLVSEILADEVEHEEDLQALHDDIAEFITDIKSTIK; encoded by the coding sequence ATGGCTATTAGAGGGAATTCGATTATTAAAGGTATAGAGATTAGCGAAGTCATTAGACTTTTAAACAAGGCGTATGCAGATGAGTGGTTGGCGTATTATCAGTATTTTATAGAAGCAAAAGTGATTAAAGGAATTATGAAAGATGCGGCAATTGCAGAGTTAAATCAACATGCAGCAGATGAGCTAAGACATGCAACTATGGTGGCAGATAGAATACTTCAGCTTGGTGGAACGCCTATACTAAACCCTAAAGATTGGTTTACACACACAAACTGCGGTTACGAAGAGCCTAAAAATTTTGATGTTGTTGCAATCCTTCAAGACTCAATAAAAGGCGAGCAGTGTGCAATCAGTACTTACTCTTCAATTGCTGATATAGTTAAAGACAAGGATATTATTACATATAATCTTGTATCAGAGATTTTAGCTGATGAAGTTGAACATGAAGAAGATTTACAAGCCTTACATGATGATATTGCAGAGTTTATAACAGACATTAAAAGTACTATCAAATAG
- a CDS encoding chemotaxis protein CheB, with amino-acid sequence MVKKKEMSSAENETQNRINFPIVGIGASAGGISSFGAFFSAMPEMINMNMAFVIVQHLAPDHKSILTEIIQRYTTMKVYEVQDGMKVEPNCTYIIPPNFDMAFINGKLQLLEPPSPRGHRLPIDFFFRSLAHDQHERAIGIILSGTGSDGTQGIKAIKEEGGMVIVQKPDTAEYDGMPKSAIATGLVDFELPLTEMPSKLIAYVQHAFFIINKTELTISQQHENELNKIFIILRSNVGHDFSNYKASTINRRIARRMALHQIEMIEEYVRYLQQTPEEIDALFHELLIGVTNFFRDPVAFASLEKVIQKLFINKSENDTIRVWTAGCSTGEEAYSIAILIKEYMHKTQKKNPIQIFATDIDPNAIAKARAGIYPADIVADISSERLSYFFKPESNGNTYRVNKNIRDMLIFSEQNLIKDPPFSKIDLVSCRNLLIYMNSELQKKIFPLFHYALNPGGILFLGSSEAIGDYENLFSVIDNKANIYERKEYSSKEHKINISKIFPVGNSIRSTTPQMVEKEIQPLKLPFKELTEQTLLKYISHAATLVNDKGDLLYLHGHTGAYFELPSGEPGTSNIIKMARKGLHRAISIALHKAVQTKKIVHSPTLSVKINNTFLKVNLVIIPVQTGLSTDDDSSLYLVIFEEIPISQEQQKELSLNEKNISESDAGMQIEKLTKELLDQGEFLKTANEKLENSNEEMKSFSEELQSVNEELQSTNEELETSKEELQSVNEELSTVNTELQIKVVDLSRSNNDMNNLLAGTDIGTVFVDQKLCILRFTPALTKIINLLPNDLGRPLSHIASNLVGYDNLKSDIQRTLDTLIPKEIEVQTIDGRWYMMRIQPYRTLENIIEGAVITFVDITEIIKMRERLSDANQRLLHMAVIIRDANDAITMQDLDGKILAWNPMAKKMYGWSEAEALKMNVKEIIPNELKKENLKLIQKLAKHEIMEPYQTKRKTKSGSIIDIFLTATALVNEAGEMYAFATTEREIK; translated from the coding sequence ATGGTAAAAAAAAAAGAGATGAGTTCTGCTGAAAATGAAACACAAAATCGTATAAACTTCCCAATAGTCGGTATAGGCGCTTCAGCTGGCGGTATTTCATCTTTTGGAGCTTTTTTTTCTGCTATGCCGGAGATGATAAATATGAACATGGCTTTTGTTATAGTTCAGCATTTAGCCCCTGATCACAAAAGCATTCTTACAGAAATCATCCAAAGATACACAACAATGAAAGTGTATGAGGTTCAAGATGGGATGAAAGTAGAACCAAACTGCACCTACATCATCCCCCCTAACTTTGACATGGCCTTTATCAACGGAAAACTGCAACTCCTTGAGCCTCCATCCCCTAGAGGTCACCGTCTTCCCATAGATTTCTTTTTTCGTTCTTTGGCTCATGACCAGCACGAGAGGGCAATCGGAATTATTCTCTCCGGAACCGGAAGCGATGGGACACAGGGGATTAAAGCCATTAAAGAAGAGGGAGGAATGGTAATAGTACAAAAGCCAGATACTGCCGAGTATGACGGCATGCCAAAAAGTGCAATTGCTACGGGTTTGGTTGATTTCGAGTTGCCGCTGACTGAAATGCCATCGAAGCTTATCGCCTATGTTCAACATGCCTTTTTTATCATAAATAAAACCGAACTAACCATAAGCCAACAACATGAAAATGAACTCAATAAAATATTTATCATACTCCGTTCCAATGTCGGTCATGATTTTTCCAACTATAAAGCAAGCACTATAAACCGCCGTATAGCAAGGCGCATGGCACTGCATCAGATTGAGATGATAGAAGAGTATGTTAGGTATCTCCAGCAGACACCGGAGGAGATAGATGCCCTTTTTCATGAACTTCTCATAGGAGTGACAAATTTTTTCCGCGACCCAGTCGCATTTGCATCGCTAGAAAAAGTCATCCAAAAACTTTTTATAAACAAATCAGAAAACGACACTATCAGGGTATGGACAGCAGGCTGTTCAACCGGGGAGGAAGCTTACTCAATCGCAATCCTCATTAAAGAGTACATGCACAAGACTCAAAAAAAAAATCCAATCCAAATCTTTGCTACCGACATCGACCCAAATGCTATAGCTAAAGCTCGTGCTGGAATCTACCCTGCGGATATTGTAGCAGATATCTCCAGCGAGCGGTTATCTTATTTTTTTAAACCTGAGTCAAACGGGAACACTTACCGAGTAAACAAAAATATCAGAGATATGCTGATTTTTTCTGAACAAAATCTTATCAAAGACCCTCCATTTTCAAAAATTGACCTCGTCAGTTGCAGAAATCTACTTATCTACATGAACTCAGAGTTGCAAAAGAAGATTTTCCCATTGTTCCATTATGCACTCAATCCGGGTGGAATTTTGTTTTTGGGAAGTTCCGAGGCCATTGGTGATTATGAAAACCTTTTTTCTGTAATCGACAATAAAGCAAATATTTATGAGCGCAAAGAGTATTCCAGCAAGGAGCATAAAATCAACATAAGTAAGATATTTCCCGTCGGAAATTCCATCCGTTCAACTACACCGCAGATGGTTGAAAAAGAGATTCAACCATTAAAGCTACCATTTAAAGAGTTAACAGAACAAACCCTTTTAAAATATATCTCACATGCGGCCACGCTTGTCAATGACAAGGGGGACCTTCTCTATCTGCATGGGCATACGGGAGCATATTTTGAACTTCCATCAGGTGAACCAGGCACCAGCAACATTATAAAAATGGCACGAAAAGGGTTGCATCGCGCTATAAGTATAGCTCTGCATAAGGCAGTACAGACTAAAAAGATTGTACACAGCCCAACGCTTAGTGTAAAAATAAATAATACTTTTCTAAAGGTGAATCTGGTGATTATTCCGGTGCAAACAGGCCTTTCAACAGATGATGACTCTTCGCTTTATCTGGTGATTTTTGAAGAAATTCCCATCTCACAAGAGCAGCAAAAAGAGCTCTCATTGAATGAAAAAAATATTTCAGAGTCAGATGCCGGTATGCAAATAGAAAAACTCACAAAAGAGCTTCTAGACCAAGGAGAGTTTTTAAAAACTGCCAATGAAAAACTTGAAAACTCAAATGAAGAGATGAAGTCCTTTAGTGAAGAACTTCAGTCTGTGAATGAAGAGTTGCAATCTACAAACGAAGAGCTTGAAACTTCAAAAGAGGAGTTGCAATCGGTAAACGAGGAGCTCTCAACAGTCAATACCGAACTGCAAATCAAAGTCGTAGATTTATCCCGCTCAAACAATGATATGAACAACCTTTTAGCAGGTACAGATATAGGAACTGTGTTTGTTGACCAAAAACTTTGCATACTCCGTTTTACTCCCGCACTCACTAAAATAATCAACCTTCTTCCAAATGATTTAGGACGGCCACTCAGCCATATTGCTTCAAACCTTGTCGGTTATGACAACTTAAAAAGTGACATACAAAGGACTCTTGACACTTTGATTCCAAAAGAGATTGAGGTGCAAACTATAGACGGCAGATGGTATATGATGCGTATCCAGCCATACCGCACGCTAGAGAATATTATCGAAGGAGCGGTCATCACCTTTGTGGATATCACGGAAATCATAAAGATGAGAGAAAGGCTCAGTGATGCCAATCAAAGACTACTGCACATGGCTGTTATCATCAGAGATGCAAATGATGCTATCACCATGCAGGATTTAGACGGGAAAATTTTGGCATGGAACCCGATGGCAAAAAAAATGTACGGATGGAGCGAAGCCGAAGCATTGAAGATGAATGTAAAAGAGATAATTCCAAATGAACTAAAAAAAGAGAACTTAAAGCTTATACAAAAGCTTGCTAAGCATGAAATTATGGAGCCTTATCAAACAAAAAGAAAAACAAAATCCGGTTCAATTATTGATATTTTTCTAACAGCTACAGCTTTGGTAAATGAAGCTGGGGAGATGTACGCATTTGCTACAACAGAGCGTGAGATAAAATAA
- a CDS encoding major outer membrane protein: protein MINQRFILTIMPFMLSTSLYAQNNSEEKAKWGDVSGLIRFYYVFSPSYIKSGRSKDYSIDGSAIGGHIRYTSPTLSNIGASAALYYAQDTGLNNFDNPDTIGAAGRFFTKDYSAKAVLGEVNLFYKDKLHQIIAGRQKIDSPLTNSIYTYMPNMFEALYYSNSNISNNQFIVLQIDKMAYGTRAPVEFGLIGETTKTAGSTQSAIDIRGDFLQVEQQILADSTASTNGISGLALINSSLPNTTLRLWDFYVHDIINMLYVDAIYKNKYNDEPYYFSAQYLNVRSVGKNLASAWLDANNANLYGVKASFNYKNISTYVAYNHSGNAKILNPLGGDPAYTSSFFSRNAYRANVDAFKL, encoded by the coding sequence ATGATTAATCAGCGTTTTATCTTAACAATCATGCCTTTTATGCTATCTACCAGCCTCTATGCACAAAACAACTCAGAGGAAAAAGCTAAATGGGGTGATGTATCTGGTCTTATTCGCTTTTACTATGTTTTTTCTCCTTCTTATATCAAAAGTGGCCGTTCTAAAGATTACAGTATTGATGGAAGCGCAATTGGTGGACACATTCGCTACACCTCACCTACTTTATCAAATATTGGAGCTTCTGCTGCACTCTACTATGCACAGGATACCGGACTAAACAACTTTGATAATCCAGACACAATAGGTGCAGCTGGACGGTTTTTTACAAAAGATTATTCAGCCAAAGCTGTTCTTGGAGAAGTAAACCTGTTTTATAAAGACAAACTGCATCAGATTATTGCAGGGCGACAAAAGATAGATTCTCCTTTAACGAATTCCATCTACACATATATGCCAAATATGTTTGAAGCACTATATTATTCAAACTCAAATATTTCTAATAATCAATTTATAGTTCTTCAGATAGATAAAATGGCTTATGGAACAAGAGCACCAGTAGAGTTTGGGCTGATTGGTGAGACTACAAAAACTGCAGGTTCAACACAAAGTGCTATTGATATCAGGGGAGATTTTTTACAAGTTGAGCAACAAATATTGGCAGATAGCACAGCCTCAACAAATGGAATCTCTGGATTGGCTCTTATAAACAGTTCACTTCCTAACACCACTCTGCGTCTATGGGATTTTTATGTACATGACATTATCAATATGCTCTATGTTGATGCAATCTATAAAAATAAATACAATGATGAACCCTACTACTTCTCTGCGCAGTACCTGAATGTGCGTAGTGTTGGAAAGAACTTAGCTTCAGCATGGCTAGATGCAAATAATGCAAATCTGTATGGTGTAAAAGCCAGCTTCAATTATAAAAATATTTCTACTTATGTAGCCTACAACCACTCAGGAAATGCAAAAATACTAAACCCTTTGGGAGGTGACCCGGCATACACCTCTTCATTTTTTTCAAGAAATGCATACAGAGCAAATGTTGATGCATTTAAACTATGA
- a CDS encoding PAS domain-containing sensor histidine kinase: protein MKNKNLNNFESALLIAIFYFILGILWIYFSDTAVEAISTDKNNLNLLQTYKGFFYVFSTSIILYFIVLYFLKKQSEAMNLIKSKQELYDNIINSVENILFAKDMDGFYIACNSAFEKYTGRLQDEIIGKSDYYLFEKEVADSFRKYDNKMILENKAKSNFEWVTYPDGHEAYLLTVKSPLLDEDGNTFGIVGNSADFTEQKQMEEKIINSEKRFSDLLYNINLGVVVYAPDTTIVYNNPKASEILGLDNESIKGRLVSDEQWVFIREDETPLKIEDYPVNLVLSSKKPIKNIMIGILKKNGVEGNKSIIWALVNGFAAFDAKDEITEVVISFMDITERIEAEKSLHVREEQFKSLMEQSPSVIEIYDLDGLQIDVNSAYEKLWEFPASHTLNKFNLFKSEEVKKTGLLEYINMAYAGESVHVPIYQFNPTGKTEGSGLGRVRWLKTIIYPLKDSYATVQNIVISHEDVTEQQNVLELLEQKKREFETIILEAPNPIMLHNEDGKVLMVNKVWEELTGYSFSEINTIEKWTQKAYGKEMPTVKKHIDELYELNKAVGEGEYNIITKNKEIIIGQFSSAPLGVMDGKRTVISSAMDITELKRKDEMLIIQSRSAAMGEMISMIAHQWRQPLAIIAMWTNNMLLDISLDDFNSKSAEEYSNSILKQTQYLSKTIDDFRNFFKPDKILSPVKLKDILEETHSMVKDILVNNGIEFKYSCDSDSEVSAYPRELMQVFVNIINNSKDSILSHKVENATIEIKVYDDEEYVNTEICDNGKGIDKKILPKIFDPYFTTKGETLGTGLGLYMSKMIIQEHLSGKIEVASEGRTTCFKIRLPILKAK, encoded by the coding sequence ATGAAAAATAAAAATTTAAACAATTTTGAGAGTGCCTTACTTATTGCCATATTCTATTTTATATTGGGTATTTTATGGATATACTTTTCGGATACTGCTGTTGAAGCGATATCTACCGATAAAAACAACTTAAATCTTCTCCAAACGTACAAAGGTTTTTTTTACGTCTTCTCTACAAGCATTATCCTCTATTTTATTGTTTTATACTTTTTGAAAAAACAATCCGAAGCTATGAATCTTATAAAATCCAAACAGGAGTTATATGACAATATTATTAACAGTGTAGAAAATATACTTTTTGCAAAAGATATGGATGGTTTTTATATTGCTTGCAATAGTGCTTTTGAAAAATATACAGGTAGGTTGCAAGATGAGATTATAGGTAAGAGTGATTATTACCTTTTTGAAAAAGAAGTTGCTGATTCTTTCCGTAAATATGATAATAAAATGATTTTAGAAAATAAAGCAAAGTCAAACTTTGAATGGGTTACTTACCCTGATGGACATGAAGCTTATCTCTTAACAGTAAAATCACCGCTATTAGATGAAGATGGGAATACTTTTGGGATTGTTGGAAATTCAGCTGATTTTACTGAACAAAAACAGATGGAAGAAAAAATAATAAATAGTGAAAAAAGATTCTCTGATTTGTTATATAACATAAACTTGGGAGTAGTAGTGTATGCCCCGGATACAACAATTGTATATAATAATCCAAAAGCATCGGAAATTCTTGGTTTAGATAATGAAAGCATTAAAGGTCGTTTGGTAAGTGATGAGCAATGGGTATTTATTCGTGAAGATGAAACCCCTTTGAAAATTGAGGATTATCCTGTAAATTTAGTTTTGTCTAGCAAAAAACCTATAAAAAATATAATGATTGGAATTCTTAAGAAAAATGGTGTTGAGGGTAACAAAAGCATTATCTGGGCATTGGTAAATGGTTTTGCGGCTTTTGATGCTAAAGATGAAATCACAGAAGTTGTTATAAGCTTTATGGATATCACCGAACGAATAGAGGCAGAAAAATCACTTCATGTAAGAGAGGAGCAGTTTAAGTCGTTAATGGAACAATCCCCATCTGTGATAGAAATCTATGATTTGGATGGTTTACAGATAGATGTTAATAGTGCATATGAAAAACTATGGGAATTTCCAGCAAGTCATACTCTGAACAAGTTTAATTTATTTAAAAGCGAAGAGGTAAAGAAGACAGGTCTACTAGAGTATATTAATATGGCATATGCTGGTGAATCTGTACATGTACCAATATATCAGTTTAATCCTACCGGTAAAACAGAGGGGAGCGGTTTAGGCAGGGTACGTTGGTTAAAGACTATTATTTACCCTTTAAAAGATAGTTATGCAACTGTGCAAAACATTGTTATCTCACATGAAGATGTTACAGAACAACAAAACGTTCTTGAATTGTTAGAGCAGAAAAAAAGAGAGTTTGAAACCATAATACTAGAAGCGCCAAATCCGATTATGTTGCATAACGAGGATGGTAAAGTTTTAATGGTAAATAAAGTATGGGAAGAACTTACAGGCTACAGCTTCAGTGAAATAAACACCATAGAAAAATGGACACAAAAAGCATATGGCAAAGAGATGCCAACTGTAAAAAAACATATAGATGAATTGTATGAGCTTAACAAGGCTGTTGGTGAGGGGGAGTACAATATTATCACAAAAAATAAAGAGATAATTATAGGGCAGTTTAGCTCAGCTCCACTTGGTGTAATGGATGGTAAACGCACCGTCATATCATCAGCAATGGATATTACAGAACTAAAAAGAAAAGATGAAATGTTAATTATACAATCACGCTCTGCGGCAATGGGAGAGATGATAAGCATGATTGCTCATCAATGGCGTCAGCCTTTGGCAATTATTGCTATGTGGACTAATAATATGCTATTAGATATATCCCTTGATGATTTTAACAGCAAAAGTGCTGAGGAGTACTCTAATAGTATCCTTAAGCAGACACAATATCTATCTAAAACAATAGATGACTTTAGAAACTTTTTTAAACCAGATAAGATACTTTCCCCTGTTAAGTTAAAAGATATTTTAGAAGAGACACATTCAATGGTAAAAGATATTCTTGTAAATAATGGTATTGAATTTAAATACTCTTGTGATTCCGATTCAGAGGTGAGTGCTTATCCAAGAGAGTTGATGCAAGTGTTTGTGAATATCATAAATAATTCTAAAGATTCAATATTATCTCATAAAGTAGAAAATGCCACGATTGAAATTAAAGTATACGATGATGAAGAGTATGTAAATACAGAGATATGTGATAATGGAAAGGGTATAGATAAAAAAATATTACCAAAAATATTTGATCCCTACTTTACTACAAAAGGCGAAACATTAGGGACAGGTCTTGGACTTTACATGAGTAAAATGATTATACAAGAACATCTCAGTGGCAAAATAGAGGTTGCAAGCGAAGGTAGAACTACATGTTTTAAGATTAGATTACCTATTCTTAAAGCGAAATAG
- a CDS encoding permease, with product MKKAFIKASLGFFSMIPMIVATVALVGLMQVHVTPQTLSKLFGHGDILDVLTGTLVGAVSVGQGILSYVIAGELIEQGVSFYAMSAFTLAWVTIGLVQIPAEASVFGLRFTFYRNILALISTILVSYFTVISLELLS from the coding sequence ATGAAAAAAGCATTTATAAAAGCATCACTTGGATTTTTTTCCATGATACCGATGATAGTTGCAACAGTTGCACTTGTAGGTCTGATGCAGGTACATGTAACTCCGCAGACACTCTCAAAATTATTTGGTCATGGTGATATTCTCGATGTTTTAACAGGAACTCTTGTCGGTGCAGTTTCAGTAGGACAAGGTATACTCTCTTACGTCATAGCTGGTGAACTAATAGAACAAGGTGTCTCTTTTTATGCCATGAGCGCCTTTACTCTTGCTTGGGTAACTATCGGTCTTGTTCAAATACCGGCTGAAGCTTCTGTATTTGGACTTAGATTTACTTTTTATCGCAATATTTTAGCTCTAATAAGCACTATATTGGTTTCATATTTTACTGTTATCAGTTTGGAATTGTTGTCATGA
- a CDS encoding permease, translating into MKINFKGLKFLAAVSLIYLTLFIFDTSNTFASIQKSGTILYNLLPIFLFIIFITAMLNYFLKPKEIIKHFGKESGIKGVIYSVLGGVLSHGPIYAWYGVLSDMRNEGVKDRLLVTFLYARAVKLPLLPFMIDLFGVLFTIIMTVYILLSSVLQGVAMEYLEKRR; encoded by the coding sequence ATGAAAATAAACTTTAAAGGTCTTAAATTTTTAGCAGCTGTATCGCTTATATATCTAACACTTTTTATATTTGACACATCAAATACTTTCGCTTCAATACAAAAGAGCGGAACTATTTTATATAATCTTTTACCGATTTTTTTATTTATTATTTTTATAACAGCTATGCTTAACTACTTTTTAAAACCAAAAGAGATTATTAAACATTTTGGAAAAGAGAGCGGTATAAAAGGTGTAATATACTCAGTTCTTGGAGGAGTTTTAAGCCATGGTCCAATCTACGCGTGGTACGGCGTTTTGAGTGATATGAGAAACGAGGGAGTAAAAGACAGACTTCTGGTCACTTTTCTCTATGCCCGTGCAGTCAAGCTTCCTCTACTTCCATTTATGATTGATCTATTTGGAGTTTTATTTACAATCATAATGACTGTGTACATACTTTTATCATCAGTGCTACAAGGTGTAGCTATGGAATATTTAGAAAAAAGACGTTAA
- a CDS encoding PAS domain-containing sensor histidine kinase, with the protein MRETIKQEESKESLRVKAVEISGNKMPKLHEQIDFMSTQEIKHMFEELEIHKVELEMQNEALKETQDKLNNSKQKYFDLYNLAPVGYFTLNHKGVVLKSNLTAANMLGVTRGIIIDKNLTNFIAKESQDIYYLYRKKILESAKTESCDVQILKNNSASFWAHMSGSLSEGEDNEPLINITISDISELKKTQEKLLQQEQLMLSQSRQAAMGEMISMIAHQWRQPLMVVSLAASNIKIGIAMGKTITNEQLDEMSDYISDQTKYLSKTIDDFRNFFHPNKQRTTTTIYKIIDDTMNIIGKSLENDNIEVVINGTCTREIDTFSNELLQVLLSLINNAKDAINELHKNGAKIYITITERDTEVTLCVCDEGGGIPQDILSRLGEPYTTSKVVSGTGLGIYMSKMIVEKHIKGTLTWENRDNGACFTITIPLK; encoded by the coding sequence ATGAGAGAAACAATAAAACAAGAAGAATCCAAAGAGAGTTTAAGGGTGAAGGCTGTTGAAATTTCTGGTAATAAAATGCCAAAACTCCACGAGCAGATTGATTTCATGTCGACACAAGAGATAAAGCATATGTTTGAGGAGCTCGAAATACACAAGGTTGAGCTTGAGATGCAAAATGAAGCGCTGAAAGAGACACAAGATAAGCTTAACAATTCAAAACAAAAGTATTTTGACCTTTATAATCTTGCTCCGGTTGGTTATTTCACTCTCAACCATAAAGGGGTGGTTTTAAAATCAAATCTTACTGCAGCCAACATGCTTGGAGTTACAAGAGGTATCATAATTGACAAAAATCTAACAAATTTTATAGCTAAAGAAAGTCAAGATATATACTATCTGTATCGCAAAAAAATATTGGAGTCAGCCAAAACAGAGTCATGTGACGTGCAGATACTAAAAAACAACTCTGCGAGCTTCTGGGCACATATGTCAGGCTCTTTGAGTGAAGGTGAGGATAATGAACCCTTAATCAATATCACTATCAGCGACATATCGGAGCTTAAAAAAACACAAGAAAAGCTCCTTCAACAAGAGCAGCTTATGCTCTCCCAGTCACGTCAAGCAGCAATGGGGGAGATGATCTCCATGATTGCGCACCAGTGGAGACAACCGCTTATGGTGGTATCCTTGGCAGCGAGTAACATCAAGATAGGTATTGCCATGGGCAAGACTATTACAAATGAGCAGCTTGACGAAATGAGCGACTATATTTCAGATCAGACAAAATACCTTTCCAAAACTATTGACGATTTCAGAAATTTCTTTCATCCCAACAAGCAACGCACGACAACCACCATCTATAAAATCATTGACGACACTATGAATATCATCGGAAAAAGTCTGGAGAACGACAACATAGAGGTAGTTATCAACGGTACATGTACGCGAGAGATAGATACCTTCTCCAATGAACTGCTTCAGGTACTTCTCAGCCTCATCAACAATGCAAAAGATGCCATCAATGAGTTGCATAAAAACGGAGCAAAGATTTATATCACTATTACGGAGAGAGACACAGAAGTAACTCTTTGCGTTTGTGATGAGGGCGGAGGGATTCCACAAGATATACTCTCTCGTCTTGGAGAACCATACACAACCTCTAAAGTCGTAAGTGGAACCGGTCTGGGTATCTATATGTCAAAGATGATTGTAGAGAAGCATATTAAAGGAACATTGACATGGGAAAATAGGGATAACGGAGCCTGTTTCACTATAACAATTCCGCTGAAATAA
- a CDS encoding manganese efflux pump MntP — protein sequence MFEVILLAFALSMDAFAVSIGIGVKTKEFNKNLAIKVAVLFGFFQGIMPLFGYLASVGLGTFIESFAHWIAFFLLSLIGIKMLYDSFGENTEEEISAVTDKVLLLLAIATSIDAMAAGFSLELLDLNPFVSMIIIGVVTYMFSYIGVYVGTKGGGAYEDKAEKIGGIVLIGIGLKILLENTIF from the coding sequence ATGTTTGAAGTGATACTTTTAGCCTTTGCACTTAGTATGGATGCATTTGCCGTCTCAATCGGAATTGGGGTGAAAACCAAAGAGTTTAATAAAAATCTAGCCATAAAAGTTGCAGTTTTATTTGGATTTTTTCAAGGAATAATGCCTCTTTTTGGGTATTTGGCGAGTGTTGGACTTGGAACTTTTATAGAGTCGTTTGCTCATTGGATTGCATTTTTTCTTCTAAGTCTTATCGGTATCAAAATGCTCTATGACAGCTTTGGGGAGAACACAGAAGAAGAGATATCTGCAGTAACGGACAAAGTGCTTCTTCTGCTGGCAATTGCAACAAGCATAGATGCTATGGCAGCCGGTTTTTCACTAGAGCTTTTAGATTTAAACCCTTTTGTGTCTATGATTATAATAGGTGTGGTTACATATATGTTTAGTTATATCGGTGTGTATGTTGGAACAAAAGGGGGAGGTGCTTACGAGGATAAAGCTGAGAAAATCGGCGGAATTGTCCTTATAGGAATTGGTCTGAAAATTTTACTGGAAAATACAATATTTTAG